Proteins encoded together in one Quercus lobata isolate SW786 chromosome 3, ValleyOak3.0 Primary Assembly, whole genome shotgun sequence window:
- the LOC115982591 gene encoding putative disease resistance protein RGA4, which produces MDRLWRSLFQEVREDRMGNITLKMHGLIHDLTQSVSRIDCTLVNSNATNINEEVRHLSFPFYNASFFEKNLSPLVKAKKIRTLILTSNHQFYNKKGEEESTLKKLITSFKCLRVLDLHGLRITTTPNCIDKLTHLKYLDLSKNDIEVLPNSIIRLLNLQTLKLSGCRKLKELPRDVQKLVNLKHLNIYCCDSLTHMPCGLGQLTSLQMLPLFVVSKDPAAFSSKHSGGLVELKKLNNVRGELCVKNLEGVNAVEAKAANLKDKQNLRNLKLSWNWEGNDGVDVCNEENLLEGLQPHHALKLLHVEGYMGVRFSSWLPSLTSLVNLKFWKSKVQHLSPLYQLPSLRYLDLRSMMDLEYISDREITNEVSDLLASSSTTFFPSLESLQLLDCPNLKGWWRTDIVKVNFDNDHNKVAITTSTSSHQNLPSFPCLSYFHISNCSNLTCMPLFPSLEDKLVLSNASLKPLQQTMTTTMNMTGASLLPSSPPLSKLKYFSLVRMQDMESLPEEWLQNLTSLEYLKIWACPRLKSLSRFTHLTSLKRLEIWECEEVDLFGNESGNGTQCVTTLQVIKISNVPHLITLPEWIGNFTSLQRLKINECPNLTSLHERINKLTSLQNIEIFRCPNLKSLPKGISDLTSLQRLEINECPNLTSLPEGMHRLTSLQSLRINNCPHLKERCQERIGEDWPKIAHIPFFRYYG; this is translated from the coding sequence ATGGATCGACTTTGGCGATCCCTCTTCCAAGAAGTAAGAGAAGATCGCATGGGGAATATAACTCTTAAAATGCATGGTTTAATCCATGATCTTACACAATCAGTCTCAAGGATCGATTGCACACTCGTTAATTCCAATGCAACAAATATTAATGAAGAAGTTCGTCATTTGTCATTTCCATTTTACAATGCTTCATTCTTTGAGAAGAATTTAAGCCCATTAGTTAAAGCAAAGAAGATACGTACACTTATTTTGACGTCCAATCACCAGTTCTATAataagaaaggagaagaagaatctACACTCAAAAAACTTATTACTAGCTTTAAATGCTTGCGTGTGTTAGACCTACACGGCTTAAGAATTACGACAACACCGAATTGTATAGACAAGTTGACACATCTAAAGTACCTTGATCTTTCCAAGAACGACATTGAAGTTCTCCCTAATTCTATTATTAGGCTGTTGAATTTGCAAACATTAAAGCTCTCTGGATGTCGGAAGCTTAAAGAATTGCCAAGAGACGTTCAAAAGTTGGTCAACCTCAAGCATcttaatatatattgttgtgATAGTTTGACTCATATGCCATGTGGATTAGGGCAACTGACTTCTCTTCAGATGTTACCGCTCTTTGTTGTGAGCAAGGACCCTGCAGCTTTCTCCTCCAAGCATTCTGGAGGACTAGTCGAATTGAAAAAGCTAAACAATGTGAGAGGAGAACTATGTGTTAAAAATTTGGAAGGGGTGAATGCAGTAGAAGCCAAAGCTGCAAATTTGAAAGACAAGCAGAATCTTAGAAATTTGAAGTTAAGTTGGAATTGGGAGGGTAATGATGGCGTAGACGTTTGCAATGAGGAAAACTTGTTAGAAGGTCTCCAGCCACACCATGCTTTAAAATTATTGCATGTGGAAGGGTATATGGGTGTGAGATTTTCGAGTTGGCTTCCTTCCCTAACAAGTCttgttaatttaaaattttggaaatctaAGGTCCAACATCTATCACCATTGTATCAACTCCCCTCTCTTCGATATCTTGATCTTCGAAGTATGATGGATCTAGAATACATATCTGACAGGGAAATCACTAATGAGGTTTCTGATTTATTGGCGTCATCATCAACAACATTTTTCCCATCCTTAGAGTCACTACAACTTTTAGATTGCCCTAATCTAAAAGGATGGTGGAGGACGGATATTGTCAAGGTCAATTTTGATAATGATCACAACAAAGTGGCAATAACAACATCAACATCAAGTCATCAAAATCTGCCATCCTTTCCTTGTCTTTCTTATTTCCATATCTCGAATTGCAGTAACTTGACTTGCATGCCGCTATTTCCTTCTCTTGAAGATAAGCTAGTACTGAGTAATGCAAGCTTGAAGCCATTGCAACAAACAATGACAACGACAATGAATATGACAGGAGCCTCTTTGCTTCCTTCCTCCCCTCCTCTCTCCAAATTAAAGTATTTTTCTTTGGTTCGGATGCAGGACATGGAGTCTCTGCCAGAGGAGTGGCTGCAAAACTTGACTTCTCTTGAATATCTAAAGATTTGGGCATGTCCTAGACTAAAATCTCTGTCCCGATTTACACATCTCACTTCCCTTAAGAGGCTAGAGATTTGGGAATGCGAGGAGGTTGATCTGTTTGGTAATGAGAGTGGTAATGGCACACAATGTGTTACCACTTTGCAAGTGATTAAGATTTCAAATGTTCCCCACTTGATTACATTACCAGAGTGGATTGGCAATTTCACATCACTTCAAAGGCTTAAAATTAACGAATGCCCCAATTTGACATCACTTCATGAAAGGATCAATAAACTCACATCTcttcaaaatattgaaatttttagaTGTCCCAATTTGAAATCACTTCCCAAGGGGATAAGCGACCTCACATCACTTCAAAGGCTTGAAATTAACGAATGTCCTAATTTGACGTCACTTCCCGAAGGAATGCACCGCCTCACCTCTTTACAAAGCCTAAGAATCAATAATTGTCCCCACTTGAAGGAAAGATGCCAGGAGAGAATTGGTGAGGATTGGCCTAAGATTGCTCACATCCCATTTTTTCGATATTATGGTTAA
- the LOC115980569 gene encoding putative disease resistance protein RGA4, protein MAEAIPFGLARKIIEKLSSTTFEVIGSIWGVKDELEKLKNTVSTIQAVLQDVEDDVWNSNEELWCNLKRLLMGGAKGSKVVITTRTKLVAEITSTVSPYFLEGLSINQSWSLFKQMAFQKGQDTIDPNIEAIGMEIVQKCQGVPLAIKVIGRVLYFKKTKDEWSYIKDNEITNVTQGENGNGILPILKLSYDHLPSHLKCCFAYYSLFPKDYEISKLTLI, encoded by the coding sequence ATGGCTGAAGCAATCCCGTTTGGTCTTGCACGAAAGATCATTGAAAAATTGAGCTCCACAACTTTCGAAGTGATCGGATCTATCTGGGGTGTCAAAGATGAGCTCGAAAAATTGAAGAACACTGTTTCCACTATTCAAGCTGTACTTCAAGACGTAGAGGATGATGTATGGAACAGCAATGAGGAATTGTGGTGTAACTTAAAAAGACTTTTGATGGGTGGCGCAAAGGGAAGTAAAGTGGTGATAACTACACGGACCAAATTGGTTGCAGAAATTACCAGCACAGTCTCACCCTATTTTCTAGAAGGCCTGTCAATTAACCAATCTTGGTCTTTATTTAAGCAAATGGCATTTCAAAAAGGGCAAGATACCATTGATCCTAACATTGAAGCGATTGGAATGGAAATTGTACAAAAATGTCAAGGAGTGCCTCTTGCTATAAAGGTGATAGGAAGAGTATTATActtcaaaaaaacaaaggatGAATGGTCTTATATCAAGGATAATGAAATTACAAATGTAACTCAAGGAGAAAATGGTAATGGAATTTTACCAATTCTGAAATTGAGTTATGATCATCTCCCATCACATTTAAAGTGTTGCTTTGCTTATTATTCATTATTTCCTAAAGATTATGAGATTTCAAAGTTAACATTAATATAA